The Oxalobacter aliiformigenes nucleotide sequence ATGCCCAAATGGTCAAGACATGTTTTCCAGAGGATGATCGTGGCGGCACCGACGAAAATGCCCGCAAATGCACCATTTCTCGTCATCCGTTTCCAGATAAGGGAGAGAAGGATAACCGGACCGAATGCCGCGCCGAAACCGGCCCACGCGTAGGCGACAAGGCTTAAGACCTTGTTGTCCGGATTGAAAGCGATGACAATCGCGATAATGGAAATGAGCATGACCATCATACGGCCGATCCAGACCAGCTCGGTCTGTGAGGCTTTGGGACGCAGGAATGCACGGTAAAAATCTTCAGTCAGTGCACTGGAACAGACGAGCAGCTGGCAACTGAGTGTACTCATTACCGCGGCCATAATGGCGGACAGGATGATGCCGGCGATCCATGGATTGAAAAGAATTTTGGTCAATTCCATGAATACGGCTTCATTGTTTTGCATGACACCGGCGGCCAGAGACGGATTGCTTGAAAAGTAGGATATCCCGAAAAAACCGGTTGCCACCGCACCGGCAAGACAGAGAATCATCCATGTCATGCTGATACGGCGCGCTCTGGGAATTGACCTGACAGAATCAGCCGCCATGAAGCGGACAAGAATGTGGGGTTGTCCGAAGTAACCCAGTCCCCAGCCCAGAAGGGAAATGATGGCGGTGAAGTCCAGTCCCTTGAACATGTCCAGCTTGCCGGGGGCCTCGTTTTTGATCATGGATAAGGCCGATGGCAGGTCGCCTATGGCAAGAATCGCGAAAACGGGGGTAATCAGAAGGGCGAAAATCATGAGAGTCGCCTGAACGGTGTCTGTCCAGCTGACTGCCAGAAATCCGCCGATGAAAACATAAGTGATGGTGGCGAATGCACCGATCCAGAGTGCCGTGTTATAGGAGAGGCCGAATGTGCTTTCAAAAAGCCGTGCACCGGCGACCATACCGGAAGAACAGTAAATGGTAAAAAAAATCAGGATCACCAGAGCAGAAAGGATTCTCAGGATTCTGCTTTTGTCTTCAAAGCGGTTGGTCAGATAATCCGGCAGAGTCTG carries:
- the putP gene encoding sodium/proline symporter PutP, which translates into the protein MNVDTPLLVTFIVYIVATTLIGFIAYRATRNLSDYILGGRRLGSFVTAMSAGASDMSGWLLMGLPGAVFLSGLSESWIAIGLIIGAWFNWLLVAGRLRVHTEFCGNAQTLPDYLTNRFEDKSRILRILSALVILIFFTIYCSSGMVAGARLFESTFGLSYNTALWIGAFATITYVFIGGFLAVSWTDTVQATLMIFALLITPVFAILAIGDLPSALSMIKNEAPGKLDMFKGLDFTAIISLLGWGLGYFGQPHILVRFMAADSVRSIPRARRISMTWMILCLAGAVATGFFGISYFSSNPSLAAGVMQNNEAVFMELTKILFNPWIAGIILSAIMAAVMSTLSCQLLVCSSALTEDFYRAFLRPKASQTELVWIGRMMVMLISIIAIVIAFNPDNKVLSLVAYAWAGFGAAFGPVILLSLIWKRMTRNGAFAGIFVGAATIILWKTCLDHLGIYEIIPGFLFGTIAIIITSLLGKSPSDTMKAQFEKADRTYHSEV